One genomic region from Salvia hispanica cultivar TCC Black 2014 chromosome 2, UniMelb_Shisp_WGS_1.0, whole genome shotgun sequence encodes:
- the LOC125206995 gene encoding putative late blight resistance protein homolog R1A-3, which translates to MKYLKMHDLLRDLCLKEAEKERFYHVVGQHNSLGTSIQRRVVIMRSSPEDKVVDALKSRPYARTCIIDCTRYKPLPSSKLLRTLKAWDEDNDQGGYEYSVENLFELVNLRFLDVKSDMYLRLPSSINLLWSLQTLIVDYPIIEVIHAPVEIWNMSQLRHIHLWSGEIHLPDPPSDSIVVMENLQTLEGVKNFKFDERMVRRMPNVKKLGLKYDGIESSDDDCCVHNIKHLQKLESLQCFSYPGANFLQKLTFLHSVKIKSLFLQLPHGRRMEDILEKVSTLPHLQKLILIGGDFTTGKWETVEGQFLSLKYLNLSCGGLECWTMESSHFPCLEHLYVLVSNDMKEIPAELGEIPTLKSVTLYNCSESATKSAKRMAEEQQDLQGEELTFRVTIHLHNDEDSDELLKLATPNFNVVKRLTR; encoded by the coding sequence ATGAAGTACTTGAAAATGCATGATTTGTTGAGAGACCTTTGCTTGAAAGAAGCTGAAAAGGAGAGGTTTTATCATGTGGTAGGGCAACATAATTCTCTAGGCACGTCCATCCAACGCCGTGTAGTTATTATGCGAAGCAGTCCAGAGGACAAAGTCGTTGATGCCTTGAAATCAAGACCATACGCCCGTACCTGTATAATTGATTGTACAAGATACAAACCGTTGCCCAGTTCAAAATTGTTGAGGACACTGAAAGCATGGGATGAAGATAATGATCAAGGGGGGTATGAGTATTCTGTGGAAAATTTGTTTGAGTTGGTTAATTTGAGGTTTCTTGATGTTAAATCTGATATGTACCTCCGCCTTCCTTCTTCAATCAATCTCCTCTGGAGTCTACAGACATTAATTGTTGATTATCCTATAATAGAGGTTATACATGCACCGGTTGAAATTTGGAACATGTCTCAACTTAGgcatattcatttatggagTGGAGAAATTCATCTCCCAGATCCTCCGAGTGATAGCATTGTCGTCATGGAAAATCTGCAAACCCTCGAAGGtgtaaaaaatttcaagttcGATGAGAGGATGGTTCGGAGAATGCCCAATGTCAAGAAATTAGGACTCAAGTATGATGGAATTGAGTCTAGTGATGATGACTGTTGTGTCCACAACATCAAACATCTGCAGAAGCTGGAATCTCTTCAATGTTTTAGCTATCCCGGGGCTAATTTTTTGCAAAAGCTTACCTTTCTACACTCTGTTAAAATTAAGAGTCTATTTCTTCAATTACCACATGGTCGTAGAATGGAAGACATATTGGAAAAGGTTAGTACATTACCTCATCTTCAAAAGCTCATTTTGATTGGTGGAGATTTCACAACAGGCAAATGGGAAACAGTTGAAGGCCAATTCCTCAGTCTCAAATATTTGAACTTAAGCTGTGGTGGTCTGGAATGCTGGACGATGGAAAGCTCTCACTTCCCGTGTCTCGAGCACCTATATGTTTTAGTCTCGAATGATATGAAGGAGATCCCTGCAGAACTGGGTGAAATTCCAACACTTAAATCTGTGACTTTGTACAATTGCAGTGAATCGGCTACTAAGAGTGCGAAGAGAATGGCAGAGGAACAACAGGACTTGCAAGGAGAAGAACTCACCTTTCGAGTCACAATTCATCTCCACAACGATGAGGACAGCGATGAGCTGTTGAAGTTGGCTACTCCCAACTTTAACGTTGTTAAGCGTCTCACGAGATAA
- the LOC125206996 gene encoding putative late blight resistance protein homolog R1B-16, translating to MAAYASLLSLMQIFHQLQHHPSPPISMDKKQVESLTEIVMFLQEFLEGYKSPYADGDEADPLEMHIADSVYAAEDIIESHIVHQIRPSVLVWYEALSDVIESMGLINESSALILETIVFQIRCLRKDKVIKDMDWIIAVKGELLQRQASSSADSSTSVDLLYESEVKVIEYMDLIRKEVMQIFALKDQLNRIYSESGIPRAPVFESLVKVIEGMDLIKKEVMEIVALEEERRVSTSSNLHKSLQKVIEDMDVIKKEVVALKDQQVSSFASSSTSSKESSLSMLNNTTMVGFDDVMLQLMEKLVYGELGRQVIPIVGMGGIGKTTLAEHVYAHQSISRHFDICVWVTISQQYDTKDLLREILSQANKQGSSQISKEDEIGLALHKCLSYRRYLIVLDDMWSIEAWEKLQRYFPDNSNGSRIMVTTRLSNLGSQLDTNYDLEMKFMDEISSWNMFCKIVFRGKSCPLELEKIGKKIVHSCKGLPLSIVAIGGLLETMEQTKECWESIRESMSSLVNLENDKHCLKILKLSYNHLPVYLKPCFLYLGMFEEDSKIRVSRVIKLWVSEGFLKPISGKSLETIAKEYLDELVNRNLIIIHKLGSTGNMKYCKIHDLLRDLCIKEAQKERFYDVVRPHSPQGTCSQRRVAILGSTSKEKVIDAMKSRPYARTCISDSEKVELLSYWKLLRTLRLRDEGRFPGHSLEKLYELVNLRLLVVRFHYFSQVLSSLNFLWSLQTLIVFSSEITINAPVEIWNMSQLRHVKAEDSMLLLPDPPSDNIVIMENLQSLKGILNLKCDEMMVRRIPNIKKLGLQYYGDGITGFREIESHGDHFCVQNIKLLQKLESLSCAFREPSRSDLFRKLTFPHSLKSLTLSMFVNKIEDVLDKVSTLPLLQKLKLRGGYFATRKWETVEDGFLSLKFLSLDIRTLECWTMESSHFPCLEHLHLRDMHHLKLPAEVGEIPTLKSVVLRECSISAAKSAKRVVEEQEELQGEDQLSFKVEVKISCSEDYTLLRSLATPNFKVV from the coding sequence ATGGCGGCTTATGCATCTCTGCTCTCTCTTATGCAGATTTTCCATCAGCTCCAGCATCATCCTTCGCCTCCGATTTCTATGGACAAAAAACAAGTTGAATCTCTCACTGAAATTGTTATGTTCTTGCAGGAATTTCTCGAAGGTTATAAGTCTCCTTATGCTGATGGCGATGAAGCAGATCCTTTGGAGATGCACATCGCTGATTCAGTCTATGCAGCTGAAGATATCATTGAATCTCATATTGTCCATCAAATTCGGCCTTCTGTCTTGGTCTGGTACGAGGCTCTGAGTGATGTGATCGAAAGCATGGGTTTGATCAACGAATCATCAGCACTCATACTGGAAACAATTGTGTTTCAGATTCGGTGTTTGAGAAAAGACAAGGTGATAAAAGACATGGATTGGATCATCGCAGTCAAAGGTGAGCTGTTGCAGAGACAGGCCTCATCATCGGCTGATTCCTCAACATCTGTAGACTTGTTGTATGAGAGTGAGGTGAAGGTGATAGAATACATGGATTTGATCCGGAAAGAAGTGATGCAGATCTTTGCACTTAAAGATCAGCTGAATAGAATATACTCAGAATCTGGTATCCCAAGAGCTCCAGTCTTTGAGAGTCTGGTAAAGGTGATAGAGGGCATGGATTTGATCAAGAAAGAAGTGATGGAGATAGTTGCACTCGAAGAAGAGAGGCGAGTCTCAACATCTTCAAACTTGCATAAGAGTTTGCAGAAGGTGATAGAAGACATGGACGTGATCAAGAAAGAAGTTGTTGCACTCAAAGATCAGCAAGTCTCATCATTTGCTAGCTCATCAACATCTTCTAAGGAATCTTCTCTTTCTATGCTGAACAACACAACCATGGTGGGCTTTGATGATGTCATGCTCCAACTCATGGAGAAGCTCGTTTATGGAGAACTTGGTCGCCAAGTCATCCCAATCGTAGGGATGGGAGGAATTGGTAAGACCACTCTTGCCGAACATGTTTATGCACATCAATCTATTAGTCgtcattttgatatttgtgttTGGGTTACGATTTCACAACAATATGACACAAAAGATCTTCTTCGTGAAATTCTATCCCAAGCCAATAAACAAGGGTCAAGTCAAATAAGTAAAGAAGATGAAATAGGACTAGCACTCCACAAATGTTTATCATATAGAAGGTATCTAATTGTGTTGGATGATATGTGGAGTATTGAGGCATGGGAGAAGCTACAACGCTATTTTCCCGATAATAGTAATGGTAGTCGGATAATGGTGACAACTAGGCTATCAAATTTGGGATCTCAGTTGGATACCAATTATGACcttgaaatgaaatttatggATGAGATTAGTAGTTGGAACATGTTCTGCAAAATTGTGTTTAGGGGGAAAAGTTGTCCTTTGGAATTGGAGAAAATTGGAAAGAAAATTGTGCATAGTTGCAAAGGACTTCCATTATCAATTGTTGCAATAGGTGGTCTTTTGGAAACAATGGAACAAACAAAAGAATGTTGGGAATCTATTAGGGAAAGCATGAGTTCATTAGTGAATTTGGAGAATGATAAGCATTGCTTGAAAATATTGAAGCTGAGCTACAATCATTTGCCAGTCTATCTTAAACCATGCTTTCTATATTTGGGAATGTTTGAGGAGGATAGTAAAATTCGAGTGTCGAGAGTCATCAAGCTATGGGTTTCGGAAGGGTTTCTAAAACCAATAAGCGGCAAGAGTTTGGAAACAATTGCAAAAGAGTACTTAGATGAACTAGTTAACAGAAATCTGATTATCATTCACAAGTTGGGGTCAACTGGAAACATGAAGTACTGCAAAATCCATGATCTATTAAGAGACCTTTGCATAAAAGAAGCTCAAAAGGAGAGGTTTTATGATGTGGTCAGGCCACATAGTCCTCAAGGCACGTGTAGCCAACGACGTGTAGCTATTCTGGGAAGTACTTCAAAGGAGAAAGTGATAGATGCCATGAAATCTAGACCATATGCTCGTACATGTATAAGTGATTCTGAAAAAGTTGAACTATTGTCGTATTGGAAATTGTTGAGGACATTGAGACTACGCGATGAGGGTCGATTTCCTGGGCACTCTCTGGAAAAATTATATGAGTTGGTTAACTTGAGGCTTCTTGTAGTTCGTTTTCACTACTTTAGCCAAGTTCTTTCTTCCTTGAATTTTCTCTGGAGTCTACAaacattaattgttttttcttctGAAATAACAATTAATGCACCAGTTGAAATTTGGAACATGTCTCAACTGAGGCATGTTAAGGCCGAGGATTCAATGTTGCTTCTCCCGGATCCTCCGAGTGACAACATTGTGATCATGGAGAATCTACAAAGCCTGAAAGGAATACTGAATTTAAAGTGTGATGAGATGATGGTTCGTAGAATTCCCAACATTAAGAAATTGGGACTTCAGTATTACGGAGATGGAATTACTGGATTTAGGGAAATCGAGTCTCATGGCGATCACTTTTGTGTCCAGAATATCAAACTTCTGCAAAAGCTGGAATCTCTTAGCTGCGCGTTTAGGGAGCCTTCAAGATCTGATTTGTTTCGAAAGCTTACCTTTCCGCACTCTCTTAAGAGTCTGACTCTTTCGAtgtttgtaaataaaattgaagacGTATTGGATAAGGTAAGTACGTTACCTCTTCTTCAAAAGCTCAAGCTGAGAGGTGGATACTTTGCAACACGCAAATGGGAAACAGTTGAAGACGGGTTTCTTAGTCTCAAATTTTTGTCACTAGACATCAGAACTTTGGAATGTTGGACGATGGAAAGCTCTCACTTCCCATGTCTCGAGCACCTTCATCTTCGCGACATGCACCATTTGAAGCTCCCTGCAGAAGTTGGTGAAATTCCGACACTGAAATCCGTGGTGTTGAGGGAATGCAGCATATCAGCAGCGAAGAGTGCGAAGAGAGTGGTAGAGGAACAAGAGGAATTGCAAGGAGAAGATCAACTATCCTTTAAAGTTGAAGTTAAAATCAGCTGCAGTGAGGACTATACGCTGCTGCGGAGCTTGGCAACTCCCAACTTCAAAGTTGTTTGA